Proteins from one Piscinibacter lacus genomic window:
- a CDS encoding YajQ family cyclic di-GMP-binding protein gives MPSFDTVLEPDLVEVRNAVDQTAKEIANRFDFKGTGARIEQKDKEITLHGDSDFQLEQITDVLLAKLAKRNVDVRFLDRSAKPEKMGGDKLKQLITVKAGIEAEAAKKIVAAIKASKMKVTSSIQGDAVRVQGAKRDDLQAAMALIRKDIADLPLSFNNFRD, from the coding sequence ATGCCCAGCTTCGACACCGTGCTTGAACCCGACCTCGTCGAGGTTCGCAATGCCGTGGACCAGACCGCCAAGGAAATCGCCAACCGCTTCGACTTCAAGGGCACTGGCGCCCGCATCGAGCAGAAGGACAAGGAAATCACCCTTCACGGCGACAGCGACTTCCAACTGGAGCAGATCACCGACGTGCTGCTGGCCAAGCTGGCCAAGCGCAATGTGGACGTGCGCTTCCTCGACCGCAGCGCCAAGCCCGAGAAGATGGGCGGCGACAAGCTCAAGCAGCTCATCACCGTGAAGGCCGGCATCGAAGCCGAGGCGGCCAAGAAGATCGTCGCCGCGATCAAGGCCAGCAAGATGAAAGTGACCAGCAGCATCCAGGGCGATGCGGTGCGGGTGCAGGGCGCCAAGCGCGATGACTTGCAGGCCGCGATGGCGCTGATCCGCAAGGACATCGCCGACCTGCCGCTGAGCTTCAACAACTTCCGCGACTGA
- a CDS encoding quinoprotein dehydrogenase-associated SoxYZ-like carrier, with protein MRRRLICLALPGLALLAPAGFAATAQGDPFGSLAWPDLAREHFGAKARVVFDERVQVQVPAFAEDPMNVPVTVRVKDLADIEQITVIVDRNPIRKVLELYPQAGSGALPAVSFRFKLEQASPVRAAVRTKDGVWHVGGALVDSAGGGCTVSGATRKDGTWSQTLGQVQGKLFSEPGSSSRLRVRLMHPMDTGLVAGIPAFYVNKLSVRDGSGRELLRLQPYEPVSENPVFSFDFAQAPQGGVQLVGTDNNGNRISSRIE; from the coding sequence ATGCGCCGTCGTCTGATCTGCCTTGCCCTGCCCGGGCTTGCCTTGCTTGCCCCGGCGGGCTTCGCCGCCACGGCCCAGGGCGATCCCTTCGGCTCGCTGGCCTGGCCCGATCTGGCCCGCGAGCACTTCGGCGCCAAGGCCAGGGTGGTGTTCGACGAGCGCGTGCAGGTGCAGGTGCCGGCCTTCGCCGAAGACCCGATGAATGTGCCCGTGACCGTACGGGTCAAGGACCTGGCCGACATCGAGCAGATCACCGTCATCGTCGACCGCAACCCCATCCGCAAGGTGCTGGAGCTGTATCCGCAGGCGGGCAGCGGCGCGCTGCCGGCGGTGTCCTTCCGCTTCAAGCTCGAACAGGCCAGCCCGGTGCGGGCGGCGGTGCGCACCAAGGACGGCGTCTGGCATGTGGGCGGCGCGTTGGTTGATTCGGCCGGCGGCGGCTGCACGGTGTCGGGCGCCACCCGCAAGGACGGCACCTGGTCGCAGACCCTGGGCCAGGTGCAGGGCAAGCTGTTCAGCGAGCCGGGCAGCAGCTCGCGGCTGCGGGTGCGGCTGATGCACCCGATGGACACCGGCTTGGTCGCCGGCATCCCGGCCTTCTATGTGAACAAGCTCAGCGTGCGCGACGGCAGCGGCCGCGAGCTGCTGCGCTTGCAGCCCTACGAGCCGGTCAGCGAGAACCCGGTCTTCTCCTTCGACTTCGCCCAGGCGCCGCAGGGCGGCGTGCAACTGGTGGGCACCGACAACAACGGCAACCGCATCAGCAGCCGCATCGAATGA
- a CDS encoding quinoprotein relay system zinc metallohydrolase 1: MKRLTPLFAALAGAVLATALGAALPLATAATPTVNPAKLDYGLQARALAPGVYVVEGANADFSPANGCNIINTGFIVTGEGVVVINTGTSRLYGEQLRALIARTTAEPVREVIHLNLHPDYFLGNQAFADVPRRATVATQAGMQAEYKAYEDNLYRLCGDWMKGTAAAEVLPNAPLEAGVRRIGQREIEIRLLEGHTASDAVLIDKASGVVFAGGLVFANRIPTTPHAQVGPWLKSLDTLAGLKASQWVPSHGPVHAGNLGEAGGLAQTQRYLKWLDGQLGRAARSGLDMNELLRSPVPVEFKGWAAFQTEWVRNVVHLYPRYEQAELGGTR, from the coding sequence ATGAAGCGCCTCACCCCCTTGTTCGCCGCATTGGCCGGCGCCGTGCTGGCCACCGCGCTCGGCGCGGCCCTGCCGCTGGCCACGGCCGCAACCCCCACCGTCAACCCGGCCAAGCTCGACTACGGCCTGCAGGCCCGCGCCCTGGCGCCGGGTGTGTATGTGGTCGAGGGGGCCAATGCCGACTTCAGCCCGGCCAACGGCTGCAACATCATCAACACCGGCTTCATCGTCACCGGCGAGGGCGTGGTGGTGATCAACACCGGCACCTCGCGTCTTTACGGCGAGCAGCTTCGCGCGCTGATTGCCCGCACCACGGCCGAGCCGGTGCGCGAGGTCATCCACCTCAACCTGCATCCGGACTACTTCCTCGGCAACCAGGCCTTTGCCGACGTGCCGCGCCGCGCCACCGTCGCCACCCAGGCCGGCATGCAGGCCGAGTACAAGGCCTATGAGGACAACCTCTACCGCCTCTGCGGCGACTGGATGAAGGGCACGGCCGCGGCCGAGGTGCTGCCCAATGCGCCGCTGGAAGCCGGCGTGCGCCGGATCGGCCAGCGCGAGATCGAGATCCGCCTGCTCGAAGGCCACACCGCCAGCGACGCGGTGCTGATCGACAAGGCCAGCGGCGTGGTCTTCGCCGGCGGCCTGGTCTTTGCCAACCGCATCCCGACGACGCCGCATGCCCAGGTCGGCCCCTGGCTCAAGAGCCTGGACACGCTCGCCGGCCTGAAGGCCAGCCAGTGGGTGCCCAGCCACGGCCCCGTGCATGCCGGCAACCTGGGCGAAGCCGGCGGCCTGGCCCAGACCCAGCGCTACCTGAAGTGGCTGGACGGCCAGCTTGGCCGCGCGGCCCGCAGCGGCCTGGACATGAACGAGCTGCTGCGCAGCCCCGTGCCGGTCGAGTTCAAGGGCTGGGCGGCCTTCCAGACCGAGTGGGTGCGCAATGTCGTGCACCTCTACCCGCGCTACGAGCAGGCCGAGCTGGGTGGCACGCGCTGA
- a CDS encoding 16S rRNA pseudouridine(516) synthase, translating into MRWSQLLFSQGFGTRRDCEALLHGGFVEHQGAVVEQDDILLAQDDLPFRVEGQDWVYRAQALLMLNKPAGYECSQRPSAWPGVLTLLPPPLRTRSKGGVQPIGRLDQDTTGLLLLTDDGALIHRVTHPKHHVPKVYEVQTAESVTEAQLAKLRAGVVLNDDPQPVRAAACEATAERALRLTLTEGKYHQVKRMIAAVGNHVNGLHRSAFGSLTLDPEALPPGRWRWLSAEERSALLHRE; encoded by the coding sequence ATGCGCTGGTCGCAACTGCTGTTCAGCCAGGGCTTCGGCACCCGCCGCGACTGCGAGGCGCTCCTCCACGGCGGCTTCGTCGAGCACCAGGGCGCCGTCGTCGAGCAGGACGACATCCTGCTGGCCCAGGACGACCTGCCCTTCCGCGTCGAGGGCCAGGACTGGGTCTACCGCGCCCAGGCCCTGCTGATGCTGAACAAGCCGGCCGGCTACGAATGCTCGCAGCGCCCCTCGGCCTGGCCGGGCGTGCTGACCCTGCTGCCGCCGCCGCTGCGCACCCGCAGCAAGGGCGGCGTGCAGCCCATCGGTCGGCTCGACCAGGACACCACCGGCCTGCTGCTGCTGACCGACGACGGCGCGCTGATCCACCGCGTCACCCACCCCAAGCACCATGTGCCCAAGGTCTACGAGGTGCAGACCGCCGAGTCCGTCACCGAGGCCCAGCTCGCCAAGCTGCGGGCCGGCGTCGTGCTGAACGACGACCCGCAGCCGGTGCGCGCCGCCGCCTGCGAGGCCACGGCCGAGCGCGCGCTGCGCCTGACGCTGACCGAAGGCAAGTACCACCAGGTCAAGCGCATGATCGCCGCCGTCGGCAACCATGTGAACGGGCTGCACCGCAGCGCCTTCGGCAGCCTCACACTCGATCCCGAGGCCCTGCCGCCCGGCCGCTGGCGCTGGCTCAGCGCCGAAGAGCGCAGCGCCCTGCTGCACCGGGAATGA
- a CDS encoding SMP-30/gluconolactonase/LRE family protein — protein MTLRNRTLAPRAPARLAPLLAAGLLVCGLAGAAEPPTVTGLKTPESVLLTSDGRLVVSEIAGFGQDGDGRLSLVQPDGSLQTLVEQGLNDPKGLAERNGIVYVADRNRILKVDREGVMISFVPADAFPTPPKFLNDLVFDAEGMLYVSDSGELLSGGGGGAIYRITPEGEVSLLINEAQNPAIRNPNGLLFDRANPRHLLVLDFGTGELLRLDLSQGAQLSKLASGFGGGDGLAQDKQGLLILSDWKNGKVFKLDLKRAGAQPVVYPQAFQASADLTLSADGKTILVPDMKAGSLVYLPK, from the coding sequence ATGACCCTGCGCAACCGTACCCTCGCCCCTCGCGCCCCGGCACGCCTGGCCCCCCTGCTGGCCGCCGGCCTGCTGGTTTGCGGCCTGGCCGGCGCGGCCGAGCCCCCCACCGTCACCGGCCTGAAGACGCCCGAGAGCGTGCTGCTCACCAGCGACGGCCGCCTCGTCGTCTCGGAGATCGCCGGCTTCGGCCAGGATGGCGACGGCCGCCTGAGCCTGGTCCAGCCCGACGGCAGCTTGCAGACCCTGGTCGAGCAGGGCCTGAACGACCCCAAGGGCCTGGCCGAGCGCAATGGCATCGTCTACGTGGCCGACAGGAACCGCATCCTCAAGGTGGACCGCGAGGGCGTGATGATCAGCTTCGTGCCGGCCGATGCCTTCCCCACGCCGCCCAAGTTCCTCAACGACCTGGTCTTCGATGCCGAGGGCATGCTCTATGTGTCCGACAGCGGCGAGCTGCTCAGCGGCGGCGGCGGCGGGGCGATCTACCGCATCACGCCCGAGGGCGAGGTCAGCCTGCTGATCAACGAGGCGCAGAACCCGGCCATCCGCAACCCCAACGGCCTGCTGTTCGACCGCGCCAACCCCAGGCACCTGCTGGTGCTGGATTTCGGCACGGGCGAGCTGCTGCGGCTGGACCTGTCGCAGGGCGCGCAGCTCAGCAAGCTGGCGAGCGGCTTCGGCGGCGGCGACGGCCTGGCGCAGGACAAGCAGGGCCTGCTCATCCTGAGCGACTGGAAGAACGGCAAGGTCTTCAAGCTCGACCTGAAGCGGGCCGGCGCGCAGCCCGTGGTCTACCCGCAGGCCTTCCAGGCCTCGGCCGACCTGACGCTCAGCGCCGATGGCAAGACCATCCTGGTGCCCGACATGAAGGCCGGCAGCCTGGTCTACCTGCCCAAGTGA
- a CDS encoding class II fumarate hydratase has product MSAAGATRTEHDSFGPIEVPAEALWGAQTERSRRNFAIGEQRMPIAIVHALAQIKQVAAEVHGELGLLPPAQAEAIAQAASRVATGEFDTQFPLSAWQTGSGTQTHMNVNEVIASLASLALGGGLGAQRLVHPNDAVNLGQSTNDVFPSAMHLAALAAVEPLLTTLAALREALVRKAEAWAGLLKVGRTHLQDATPITFGQEFGGYAAQLALGEAAIRAALPAVHALALGGTAVGTGLNTHPAFAARVIARLAQRLGQPLRAADNRFAAMAGHEALVGLHAGLRMLALSLHKIASDLRLMGSGPRAGLGELRLPARGPGSSIMPGKVNPTQVEAMTQVCVQVMGHDLALGLAAGLGQLELNVYKPLIALNLLDSLRLLDDAMGSFRRHCIEGLAVEAAHARALLDHSLMPVTALVPHIGHDRAAAIARHAEAQGLSLREAALGHGGLAAADFDAWADPRRMV; this is encoded by the coding sequence ATGAGCGCCGCCGGCGCCACCCGCACCGAGCACGACAGCTTCGGTCCGATCGAGGTGCCGGCCGAGGCGCTGTGGGGCGCGCAGACCGAGCGCAGCCGGCGCAACTTCGCCATCGGGGAACAGCGCATGCCGATCGCCATCGTGCATGCCCTGGCGCAGATCAAGCAGGTGGCGGCCGAAGTCCATGGCGAGCTCGGCCTGCTGCCGCCGGCCCAGGCCGAGGCCATTGCCCAGGCCGCGTCCCGGGTGGCCACCGGCGAGTTCGACACGCAGTTCCCGCTCTCGGCCTGGCAGACCGGCTCGGGCACGCAGACGCACATGAACGTCAATGAGGTGATCGCGAGCCTGGCTTCGCTGGCCCTGGGCGGCGGGCTCGGCGCCCAGCGGCTCGTGCATCCGAACGATGCGGTGAACCTCGGCCAGTCGACCAACGACGTGTTCCCCAGCGCGATGCACCTGGCCGCGCTTGCCGCGGTCGAGCCGCTGCTGACCACCCTGGCGGCGCTGCGCGAGGCGCTGGTCCGCAAGGCCGAGGCCTGGGCCGGGCTGCTCAAGGTCGGCCGCACCCACCTGCAGGACGCCACCCCGATCACCTTCGGCCAGGAGTTCGGTGGCTACGCGGCCCAGCTTGCCCTGGGCGAGGCGGCGATCCGCGCCGCGCTGCCGGCCGTGCATGCGCTGGCCCTGGGCGGCACGGCGGTCGGCACCGGCTTGAACACCCACCCGGCCTTCGCTGCGCGCGTGATCGCGCGGCTCGCGCAGCGCCTGGGCCAGCCGCTGCGCGCCGCCGACAACCGCTTTGCCGCGATGGCCGGCCACGAGGCCCTGGTCGGCCTGCATGCCGGCCTGCGCATGCTGGCCCTGTCGCTGCACAAGATCGCCAGCGACCTGCGCCTGATGGGCAGCGGCCCGCGCGCCGGCCTGGGCGAGCTGCGCCTGCCGGCCCGCGGGCCGGGCAGCTCGATCATGCCGGGCAAGGTCAACCCGACCCAGGTCGAGGCGATGACCCAGGTCTGCGTGCAGGTGATGGGCCATGACCTGGCCCTGGGCCTGGCGGCCGGCCTCGGCCAGTTGGAGCTGAATGTCTACAAGCCGCTGATCGCGCTGAACCTGCTCGACAGCCTGCGCCTGCTGGACGATGCCATGGGCAGCTTTCGCCGCCACTGCATCGAGGGGCTGGCCGTCGAAGCTGCGCATGCGCGCGCGCTGCTCGACCATTCCCTGATGCCGGTCACCGCCCTGGTGCCGCACATCGGCCACGACCGCGCCGCCGCGATCGCCCGGCATGCCGAGGCCCAGGGCCTGAGCCTGCGCGAGGCGGCCCTCGGCCACGGCGGCCTGGCGGCGGCGGACTTCGACGCCTGGGCCGACCCCCGCCGCATGGTCTGA
- a CDS encoding polyhydroxyalkanoate granule-associated phasin, whose protein sequence is MSTRPSRQALVLGSQAAELAWAVPQVVAHHLTRLALAGPLPSARDRKEFEGMVQEKQQAFSQAWQAMAVQTLRAQQQLGLSFLQQLGQPMRWRAGVAPPGLAQLQRAALGILGQGLAPVHRKAVANAKRLARTRLR, encoded by the coding sequence ATGTCCACCCGCCCCAGCCGTCAAGCCCTTGTCCTCGGCAGCCAGGCCGCCGAACTCGCCTGGGCCGTGCCCCAGGTCGTCGCCCACCACCTGACCCGCCTGGCCCTGGCCGGTCCCCTGCCCTCGGCCCGGGACCGCAAGGAGTTCGAGGGCATGGTCCAGGAAAAGCAGCAGGCCTTCAGCCAGGCCTGGCAGGCCATGGCCGTGCAGACGCTGCGGGCGCAGCAGCAGTTGGGCTTGTCCTTCCTGCAGCAGCTCGGCCAGCCGATGCGCTGGCGAGCCGGCGTCGCGCCGCCGGGCCTGGCCCAGTTGCAGCGCGCCGCGCTGGGCATCCTCGGCCAGGGCCTGGCGCCGGTGCACCGCAAGGCGGTGGCCAATGCCAAGCGCCTGGCGCGCACTCGGCTGCGCTAG
- a CDS encoding response regulator: protein MIRVMLVDDHALVRMGFRMLLGDAQIEVVAEADSGEDACKLYPQHKPDVVVMDLTMPGMGGLEAVRRLIAQEPKIRILCLSAHEDTAHPQRVLKAGALGYLAKRSAPEALIEAVTAVSRGKRYLDPETAKALAVAQIEGDSNPSEALSEREFSVFLQLARGATVAQIAENLKLSPSTVGTHLYNIKQKLGASNQSEITLVALRWGLIEA from the coding sequence ATGATCCGCGTGATGCTCGTCGACGACCATGCGCTGGTGCGCATGGGTTTCCGCATGCTGCTGGGCGATGCCCAGATCGAGGTGGTGGCCGAGGCCGACTCCGGCGAGGACGCCTGCAAGCTCTACCCCCAGCACAAGCCCGATGTGGTGGTGATGGACCTCACCATGCCCGGCATGGGCGGCCTGGAGGCCGTGCGCCGCCTGATCGCCCAGGAGCCCAAGATCCGCATCCTCTGCCTCTCGGCGCACGAAGACACCGCCCACCCGCAGCGCGTCCTCAAGGCCGGCGCCCTGGGCTATCTGGCCAAGCGCAGCGCGCCCGAGGCCCTGATCGAGGCCGTCACCGCCGTCTCGCGCGGCAAGCGCTACCTCGACCCGGAAACCGCCAAGGCCCTGGCCGTGGCCCAGATCGAGGGCGACAGCAACCCCAGCGAAGCCCTGAGCGAGCGCGAGTTCTCGGTCTTCCTGCAACTCGCCCGCGGCGCCACCGTGGCGCAGATCGCCGAGAACCTCAAGCTCTCGCCCAGCACCGTCGGCACCCACCTTTACAACATCAAGCAGAAGCTGGGGGCGAGCAACCAGAGCGAGATCACCCTGGTGGCGCTGCGCTGGGGGCTGATCGAGGCCTGA
- a CDS encoding sensor histidine kinase: MSALSLRLKIHLIVGGLATVFVIVVIGLRVHGMRETVREEVVAANRVASQMLNRTVWMVAARGPAAMVEYLQGMGRVRSNDIVLSTIGGEVLYQSPPSPYKAGRDAPDWFGRLIVPPLPVQVLEFPSGGRLTITPDASRSAVDAWDQLVAIAGTALALLLALHAIVYALVGQTVRPFGKIVAALNRLEAGQMDVQIERLPGQEAAAIGAAFNRMVEGLRARIEAERRASVAERELSDRRDLARWIDHHLEEERKLIARELHDELGQSVTAIRSLALAVAGRTAGKDAASEQAARVIAEESQRLYAAMHGLIPRLAPLVLDAFGLADTLRDLVERTERSQAGVRVGLQVQLEGVQLGAEPALALYRAAQEGLTNALRHGGATDIALNLGADPSGARLRVEDNGSGLPADWQARAGHYGLRWMGERVEGLGGGFRIENRAPGPGVRLEVWVPAGRAEDPARPPGSPRDPALLAPRSPAPAPLAARETPTTLAQEGHA; this comes from the coding sequence ATGTCCGCCCTCAGCCTGCGCCTGAAGATCCACCTGATCGTCGGCGGCCTGGCCACGGTCTTCGTGATCGTCGTCATCGGCCTGCGCGTGCACGGCATGCGCGAGACGGTGCGCGAGGAGGTGGTGGCCGCCAACCGCGTGGCCTCGCAGATGCTCAACCGCACCGTCTGGATGGTGGCGGCCCGCGGTCCGGCAGCCATGGTCGAGTACCTGCAGGGCATGGGCCGGGTGCGATCCAACGACATCGTGCTCAGCACGATCGGCGGCGAGGTGCTCTACCAGTCGCCGCCCTCGCCCTACAAGGCCGGGCGCGATGCGCCCGACTGGTTCGGCCGCCTGATCGTGCCGCCGCTGCCCGTGCAGGTGCTGGAGTTCCCGAGCGGTGGCCGCCTGACCATCACGCCCGATGCCTCGCGCTCGGCCGTCGACGCCTGGGACCAGCTCGTCGCGATAGCCGGCACCGCCCTGGCCCTGCTGCTGGCCCTGCATGCCATCGTCTACGCCCTGGTCGGCCAGACGGTGCGGCCCTTCGGCAAGATCGTCGCCGCGCTCAACCGCCTGGAAGCCGGCCAGATGGATGTGCAGATCGAGCGCCTGCCCGGCCAGGAGGCCGCGGCCATCGGCGCCGCCTTCAACCGCATGGTGGAGGGCCTGCGCGCGCGCATCGAGGCCGAGCGCCGCGCCTCGGTGGCCGAGCGCGAGCTGTCCGACCGCCGCGACCTGGCCCGCTGGATCGACCACCACCTCGAAGAAGAACGCAAGCTCATCGCCCGCGAGCTGCACGACGAGCTGGGCCAGTCCGTCACCGCCATCCGCAGCCTGGCCCTGGCCGTGGCCGGCCGCACGGCCGGCAAGGATGCCGCGTCCGAGCAGGCCGCGCGGGTGATCGCCGAGGAGTCGCAACGCCTCTATGCGGCGATGCACGGCCTGATCCCGCGCCTGGCGCCGCTGGTGCTGGATGCCTTCGGCCTGGCCGACACCCTGCGCGACCTGGTCGAGCGCACCGAACGCAGCCAGGCCGGCGTGCGGGTGGGCCTGCAAGTGCAGCTTGAAGGCGTGCAGCTTGGCGCCGAGCCGGCCCTGGCCCTGTACCGCGCCGCCCAGGAAGGCCTGACCAATGCCCTGCGCCACGGCGGCGCCACCGACATCGCCCTGAACCTGGGCGCCGATCCCAGCGGCGCGCGCCTGCGCGTCGAGGACAACGGCAGCGGCCTGCCCGCCGACTGGCAGGCCCGCGCCGGTCACTACGGCCTGCGCTGGATGGGCGAGCGGGTGGAAGGCCTGGGCGGCGGCTTCCGCATCGAGAACCGCGCGCCCGGCCCCGGCGTCCGGCTGGAAGTCTGGGTGCCCGCCGGCCGGGCCGAGGATCCCGCCCGACCCCCGGGCAGCCCGCGCGATCCCGCCCTGCTCGCCCCCCGTTCCCCCGCGCCGGCCCCGCTAGCCGCGCGCGAGACCCCGACCACTCTTGCCCAGGAGGGCCACGCATGA
- the pqqA gene encoding pyrroloquinoline quinone precursor peptide PqqA, translated as MQWTAPRATDLRFGFEITMYVSAR; from the coding sequence ATGCAATGGACCGCCCCCCGCGCCACCGACCTGCGTTTCGGCTTCGAGATCACGATGTACGTCTCGGCCCGCTGA
- a CDS encoding bifunctional riboflavin kinase/FAD synthetase, whose product MQVFRGVRAPGLAPACALTIGNFDGVHRGHQAMLALLVSEARHRGLPPTVLSFEPHPRDFFAARSGRPELAPARIAPLRDKLAELARCGVEQVVVLRFDERLAALDPQAFIDQVLRTGLGARYVLVGDDFRFGARRAGDYAFLDAAGERAGFDVARMMSYEVHGLRVSSSAVRSALAAGDMALAARLLGRPYALSGRVQHGRKLGRQLGESAAGRADGFRTLNLRFPHARPAAQGIFVVRVQGLGPRPLPGVASLGVRPTVEDAGRVLLETHLFDWPAELGPEGGYGRAISVELLHHLHEERRYPDLAALQAGIAADVAAAQAWWATQPPA is encoded by the coding sequence ATGCAAGTCTTCCGCGGCGTCCGCGCCCCCGGCCTGGCGCCGGCCTGTGCGCTGACCATCGGCAATTTCGACGGGGTCCATCGGGGCCACCAGGCCATGCTGGCGCTGCTGGTCAGCGAAGCCCGTCATCGCGGCCTGCCGCCGACGGTGCTGAGCTTCGAGCCCCATCCCCGCGACTTCTTCGCCGCCCGCAGCGGCCGGCCCGAGCTGGCGCCGGCGCGCATCGCGCCGCTGCGCGACAAGCTGGCCGAGCTGGCGCGCTGTGGCGTCGAGCAGGTGGTGGTGCTGCGCTTCGACGAGCGGCTGGCCGCCCTCGACCCCCAGGCCTTCATCGACCAGGTGCTGCGCACCGGCCTGGGCGCGCGCTATGTGCTGGTCGGCGACGATTTCCGCTTCGGCGCGCGCCGGGCGGGCGACTACGCCTTCCTCGATGCCGCCGGCGAGCGCGCCGGCTTCGATGTGGCGCGGATGATGAGCTACGAGGTGCACGGCCTGCGCGTGTCCAGCTCGGCCGTGCGCAGCGCGCTGGCGGCCGGCGACATGGCCCTGGCCGCCCGCCTGCTGGGGAGGCCCTATGCCCTCAGCGGCCGCGTGCAGCATGGCCGCAAGCTCGGCCGGCAACTGGGCGAGAGCGCGGCGGGGCGGGCCGACGGCTTCCGCACCCTGAACCTGCGCTTTCCGCATGCGCGGCCCGCCGCCCAGGGCATCTTCGTCGTGCGCGTGCAGGGCCTGGGCCCGCGCCCGCTTCCAGGCGTGGCCAGCCTGGGCGTGCGGCCGACGGTGGAGGATGCCGGCCGCGTGCTGCTGGAAACCCATCTGTTCGACTGGCCGGCCGAGCTGGGCCCCGAGGGTGGCTACGGCCGCGCGATCAGCGTCGAACTGCTGCACCACCTGCACGAGGAGCGCCGCTACCCCGACCTGGCCGCGCTGCAGGCCGGCATTGCAGCCGATGTGGCCGCCGCGCAAGCCTGGTGGGCCACCCAGCCGCCGGCCTGA
- a CDS encoding copper chaperone PCu(A)C → MTRFLPRRALLVLSAAFTLSAQAAEPLKVGAPWVRPAVVGQGATGAFMQLISTGPALRLIAARSPAATRVEIHEMKMDGEVMRMRAITGLDIPAGQTVALQSGGYHLMLIKPFQPLKTGDTVPLTLIVQDAAMKRHEITVQAPVRQAAPGQTGAAKHDHDDHGHGHGDHKH, encoded by the coding sequence ATGACCCGATTCCTGCCCCGCCGCGCCCTGCTGGTGCTGAGCGCTGCCTTCACCCTGTCGGCCCAGGCCGCCGAGCCGCTGAAGGTCGGTGCGCCCTGGGTGCGCCCCGCCGTCGTCGGCCAGGGCGCGACCGGCGCCTTCATGCAACTGATCAGCACCGGCCCGGCGCTGCGCCTGATCGCCGCCCGCTCGCCCGCGGCGACGCGGGTCGAGATCCACGAGATGAAGATGGACGGCGAGGTGATGCGCATGCGCGCCATCACCGGCCTGGACATTCCCGCCGGCCAGACGGTGGCCCTGCAGAGCGGCGGCTACCACCTGATGCTGATCAAGCCCTTCCAGCCGCTCAAGACCGGCGACACCGTGCCGCTGACCCTGATCGTGCAGGATGCGGCGATGAAGCGCCACGAGATCACCGTCCAGGCCCCCGTGCGCCAGGCCGCGCCGGGCCAGACGGGTGCCGCCAAGCATGATCACGACGACCACGGCCACGGCCACGGCGATCACAAGCACTGA